In a single window of the Deinococcus aerolatus genome:
- a CDS encoding heavy metal translocating P-type ATPase, with protein sequence MTTPNAASPARFAEPSRPPRFNLSPQLRFAVVMTSLTLLGLLVGAAGQYLLQQPAVMWGGYLVAYLAGGIPAGREALHSLFVEKKLDVDLLMVLAALGAASIGQAADGAILLFLFSLSNTLQDWAMGRTKHAISALMDLNPAGATVRRDGRERWCELGDIRIGDVLVLKPGERIAADARVTRGQTAVDESPITGESLPIDKVVGAELASGTVNLNGSVEAEVLRPAGDSTLARLVALMEQAQTAKSRTETVTERWESPYATAVLVLVPLVFALLRYGFSLSVDDSWYRAMTFMVVASPCAVVISTPAVMLSAMAAAARGGVLFKSSAAMDTLARVNTIAFDKTGTLTQARMKVARVVADDEPGALALAAGLESHSEHPIAQAVVTLARERGVLPVPVQGAQAVPGMGITAALDSGELAWAGNLRLMTREGASLSPAQDAALRELNAEGSSTVIVGVGKRVVAVMGVSDTLRPGIAEAISSLRTAGVAHQVMLTGDKAEVAQAVAAQIGLTEYRAELLPQDKLRIMGELPGPLAMVGDGVNDAPALARADLGIAVASGTDVAIESADVVLMKNDLGKLAGAVRLAKDARRTVFLNLAFAFGVILIIAPLAVAGHIPLPLGVIAHEGGTVFVVFMGLRLLGHRL encoded by the coding sequence ATGACCACCCCCAACGCAGCATCACCTGCCCGTTTTGCCGAACCCAGCCGCCCACCGCGCTTTAACCTCTCGCCGCAGCTGCGCTTTGCCGTGGTCATGACCAGCCTGACCCTGCTGGGCCTGCTGGTGGGCGCGGCGGGGCAGTACCTCCTGCAGCAGCCCGCCGTCATGTGGGGCGGCTACCTCGTCGCGTATCTGGCGGGGGGCATTCCCGCCGGGCGCGAGGCGCTGCACAGCCTGTTTGTGGAAAAGAAGCTGGACGTGGATCTGCTGATGGTGCTGGCGGCCCTGGGCGCGGCGAGCATCGGGCAGGCGGCTGACGGAGCGATTCTGCTGTTCCTGTTCTCCCTGAGCAACACCCTGCAGGACTGGGCGATGGGCCGCACCAAGCACGCCATCAGCGCCCTGATGGACCTGAACCCGGCCGGCGCCACCGTACGCCGTGACGGGCGCGAACGCTGGTGCGAACTGGGCGACATCCGCATCGGGGACGTGCTGGTGCTCAAGCCCGGCGAGCGCATCGCCGCCGACGCCCGCGTGACGCGCGGACAGACCGCCGTGGACGAGTCGCCCATCACCGGGGAGAGCCTGCCCATCGACAAGGTGGTGGGCGCGGAACTGGCCTCCGGCACCGTCAACCTGAACGGCAGCGTGGAGGCCGAGGTGCTGCGCCCCGCCGGAGACAGCACCCTGGCCCGGCTTGTGGCGCTGATGGAACAGGCACAGACCGCCAAGAGCCGCACCGAGACCGTCACCGAGCGCTGGGAAAGCCCCTACGCGACGGCGGTGCTGGTGCTGGTGCCGCTGGTGTTCGCGCTGCTGCGCTACGGGTTTAGCCTGTCGGTGGACGACTCGTGGTACCGCGCCATGACCTTCATGGTGGTGGCCAGCCCCTGCGCGGTGGTGATCAGTACGCCCGCCGTGATGCTCAGCGCCATGGCGGCGGCGGCGCGCGGCGGCGTGCTGTTCAAGAGCAGCGCGGCGATGGACACCCTGGCCCGCGTGAATACCATCGCCTTCGACAAGACCGGCACGCTGACCCAGGCCAGGATGAAGGTGGCCCGCGTGGTGGCCGACGACGAACCGGGGGCGCTGGCCCTGGCCGCCGGGCTGGAAAGCCACAGCGAACATCCCATCGCGCAGGCGGTGGTAACGCTGGCGCGTGAGCGGGGCGTGCTTCCCGTCCCTGTCCAGGGCGCGCAGGCCGTGCCGGGCATGGGCATTACGGCGGCGCTGGACAGCGGTGAGCTGGCCTGGGCCGGGAACCTCCGCCTGATGACGCGTGAGGGGGCCAGCCTGAGTCCGGCCCAGGACGCCGCCCTGCGCGAGCTGAACGCCGAGGGTAGCAGCACCGTGATCGTGGGCGTGGGCAAGCGCGTGGTGGCCGTGATGGGCGTGTCTGACACGCTGCGCCCCGGCATCGCCGAGGCCATTTCCAGCCTGCGGACGGCGGGCGTGGCGCATCAGGTGATGCTGACCGGGGATAAGGCGGAAGTGGCCCAGGCCGTGGCCGCCCAGATCGGCCTGACCGAGTACCGCGCCGAACTGCTGCCCCAGGACAAGTTGCGCATCATGGGCGAGTTGCCCGGCCCGCTGGCCATGGTCGGCGACGGCGTGAACGACGCCCCGGCACTGGCCCGCGCCGACCTGGGGATTGCCGTGGCCAGCGGCACCGACGTCGCCATCGAAAGCGCCGACGTGGTGTTGATGAAAAATGATCTGGGCAAGCTGGCCGGGGCAGTACGGCTGGCCAAGGACGCCCGGCGCACCGTGTTCCTGAACCTGGCCTTTGCCTTCGGGGTCATTCTGATCATCGCGCCGCTGGCGGTGGCCGGGCACATTCCGCTGCCGCTGGGTGTCATCGCGCACGAGGGCGGCACCGTATTTGTGGTGTTCATGGGGCTGCGCCTGCTGGGGCACCGGCTGTAA